From the genome of Candidatus Omnitrophota bacterium:
CGCCGGGCTATCTTGACCAGAGCCAGATCCAGCGGGATGCGCGGCAAAGTCGAGCGCCGCGCGCTTTCATGCGCATGGGTGAGCACATTGAGGATATAGAGGCACTCTTCCAAGGGGCAGCGCTCCGCCTGCTGCTTGAGCCGGGCAAGCTGGTCATCGGGCAGGCTCACCAAACCCTCGACATCGGCGCTGGCCGTGGCAATCATCAGATCCCGCCAGTGCTGCAGGAGGCCTCCCAAAATCAGCGCTGGCTCGCGTCCGATTTCCGTCAGGGCCGCGGCCTGCGTCAGGGCAGCCGCAGGATCCCCGCCAATCAAGACATCCCCCAGCTCAAAGATGGCCAAGCGATCCACCACACCCACCACTGAGGCCACGTCCCCAGCCCCGATCTCTCCTTGGGCAAAGCTGTACATCTGATCCAGCAAAGAGAGAGCGTCCCGCAAGCTCCCCTCCGACACGCGCGCAATCTCGTGCAAGGCCTCGGCGCGAATAGGGATCTCTTCTTTTCCGGCGATCTCCTGGAGGTGAGCCACAATCTGCGCGTGCGTCAGACGGCTGAAATCAAAACGCTGGCAACGCGAGACCACTGTGGCCAAGACTTTTTGCGGGGCGGTGGTGGCAAACACAAAGCGCACATGGGGCGGGGGTTCTTCCAGCGTCTTGAGCAAGGCATTAAAGGCCGAGTCCGAAAGCATGTGGACTTCGTCAATAATATAGACTTTAAAGCGCCCGCCCGCAGAGTGCAGCTTCACGGTCTCGCGCAGCTGCCGCACATCCTCCACCCCGGTATTGGAGGCGCCGTCGATCTCCAACACATCCAGGCTGGTCCCTGCTGCTGTCTCCATACAGCTGGTACACTGGCCGCAGGGCTCTCCCTCCTTCAGGTCCTCGCAATTGAGCGCCTTGGCCAGGATCCTGGCGATCGTGGTCTTGCCCACGCCGCGCGGGCCGCAAAAGAGGTAAGCACTGGCCGCGCGTCCGGATAGAACGGCTCGCTTGAGGGTAACGGTCACATGCTCTTGGCCAACAACTTTGGCGAATGTCGGGGGGCGGTATTTGCGGGCTAACGGAATATACGCAGTGGACATATGGCGTGCTGTAGTTAAGACTCCCTTGCAAATGAATGATGCCGCAGACTGTACCAGGTGAAAGAAATCTATCCGCTATACTTGCTGTGAGTCTGAGAAAAGAAGCAATTCGCTTAACTGATCCCCTAGCGGAGCGGCCTCCGGCTGTGGCCACACGGATCCAACAGTGACTCGCTCAAGTCTCCTGTATTGCTAAGGCGGGAGTAAGCCACGTTCACATAAATGGCGGAGAGACTGGGATTCGAACCCAGGAGGCACTTTTGGCACCTACACGCTTTCCAAGCGTGCTCCTTCGGCCAGCTCGGACATCTCTCCGTAAAACCGGTTGTCATTCCTGATTGAAGCGTCCGTCATTGCATGACAGAAGCGCCTGCATTAGTTATTGCGCCCCAAGTCCTCAACACGTTTCTGCCGGAAGAACTCCGTCATCAAGGCGCCGCATTCTTCGGCACAAATGGCCGGCACCAGCTCGACTCGATGATTGAGTTCCGGATGCTGCAACAGGTTGAGCACGGATCCGCAGGCCCCGGCCTTGAGATCCGCTGCCCCGTAAACGAGCCGGTGGATCCTAGCCCAAACCATGGCGCCCGCGCACATGGCACAGGGCTCAAGGGTGACATAGAAATCCACGTCAAGGAGCCTTTCAGCCTGCAGATAATTTGCCGCTTGCGTGATGGCGATCATTTCGGCGTGAGCTGTCGGATCCTTCAACGTGCGCATCTGGTTATGCGCCTTGGCAATGATTTTGTTTTTGTAAACCGCAACCGCGCCCACAGGCACTTCGTCCGCCTCGAAGGCCATTTCCGCCTGCCGGATCGCCTGCCTCATATACGCTTCTTGATCCACTCGCTACCAACCCATCACATCCCTCCCATTCCAGATGTCGCGAGGATCTGGCTCTGCCAGTCCGAGGGACACAACCCGGAAGGGGGCAGGCAACACAGTGTATCGTTGCCGTTGGAGGGGAAACCGGCGGTTTCCCCAAAAAAATAAACGTGCCTGGAGGGATTCGAACCCCCGACACCTGGTTCCGTAGACCAGTGCTCTATCCAACTGAGCTACAGGCACTTAATCTGAGCCTCGCAAACTGCCCGCCACAACCCATGGCGGGTCCGCCACGCTTGGTGGCGGAAGCTACAGGCACTTAATGTCCTTATCCCACCCTTGCGATACGGGAGCGCCCGGAAGGGGCTCAATCGAGAGTCCACAGTCTAGCAAAGAAGCCTACGCGGGTCAAACAGCGCAACTTACTGTCCTAAATTCAGTTAGCACACTCACGAAGGATGACTCCCCCAGTGGAACCAGCGCCAACAAAGGTCGTTGAGGGTGCCCACCAGTCGATTTGCTCTTGTTCCGAAGAGCCAATGTTTGATTTGATAAGCTCCAACGTAGAGCACCGCTCCCAGCCCTTGCACCCATCCTGAAGACCGTGAATCCAATCGTGGCAAGGGTATTTCACGCCCACGTTCATCCGCAACGTAGAACACCTTGCCCACCACAGACTTCGGAGTACAGACCCCTCCGGCCCGGCTGTTATCCCCCCTTTGCAGAAAGAATCTCCTTCCAAAGAGGGTAACCACACCGACAACCCGATGACAAGTCGGGTTGTCACGGCCAAACACGACAATATCGGAGATTTTAATCTCTGACGGATCCACCTTTATTATCTTAAGTTGATATCCTGTCTTGAGATATGGCATCATGCTCGATCCGGAAATCACTCCTGTGGAGATCTCACCCATCGCCTGATTCGCCTTTCC
Proteins encoded in this window:
- the dnaX gene encoding DNA polymerase III subunit gamma/tau, translating into MSTAYIPLARKYRPPTFAKVVGQEHVTVTLKRAVLSGRAASAYLFCGPRGVGKTTIARILAKALNCEDLKEGEPCGQCTSCMETAAGTSLDVLEIDGASNTGVEDVRQLRETVKLHSAGGRFKVYIIDEVHMLSDSAFNALLKTLEEPPPHVRFVFATTAPQKVLATVVSRCQRFDFSRLTHAQIVAHLQEIAGKEEIPIRAEALHEIARVSEGSLRDALSLLDQMYSFAQGEIGAGDVASVVGVVDRLAIFELGDVLIGGDPAAALTQAAALTEIGREPALILGGLLQHWRDLMIATASADVEGLVSLPDDQLARLKQQAERCPLEECLYILNVLTHAHESARRSTLPRIPLDLALVKIARREQIVSVPQLLAELRGGITPQTTGAAVPARPRANPDSAPKSVPAPPPAPRPASKTQGLQEIQESWPEYLNRLGKVRASFSSYLAEAHPVALEDGVLTVALDERQRFHKETLEGREEKTLLEKLAAAVFGGPVKLKFDLRSDLPSSRKSSQLLESTVKMFQGQILGE
- the tadA gene encoding tRNA adenosine(34) deaminase TadA, which codes for MRQAIRQAEMAFEADEVPVGAVAVYKNKIIAKAHNQMRTLKDPTAHAEMIAITQAANYLQAERLLDVDFYVTLEPCAMCAGAMVWARIHRLVYGAADLKAGACGSVLNLLQHPELNHRVELVPAICAEECGALMTEFFRQKRVEDLGRNN
- a CDS encoding S26 family signal peptidase; this translates as MGEISTGVISGSSMMPYLKTGYQLKIIKVDPSEIKISDIVVFGRDNPTCHRVVGVVTLFGRRFFLQRGDNSRAGGVCTPKSVVGKVFYVADERGREIPLPRLDSRSSGWVQGLGAVLYVGAYQIKHWLFGTRANRLVGTLNDLCWRWFHWGSHPS